TCCGAAAAACCCAATCTTGCCGGGGCGAGGCAAATACCGTGCGAGGCGCAAGGTCGGCGCTTCCCTCACTCATAAAAAAAGCATGGCCTCGCCCAAAGAGTCTTTCGGAATTTTCGCGCAGGACGGCGGAGGGGCGGGGCCGCGGGCGGCCGTGTCGCAGCCGCGCCATTTTCCCTTAACGCTTTATTAGGGTTAACTTTTTATTGCTAGAGAGTGCCAAGTTAAGGAATGGTTGATCAATGCGAATGCCGCTGCCCACATGCTTCGCACCTTCCGCGCGCTGGATGCGGGCTCCGACTTCAAGCAGACAGCACCAGAGCATGGCCTGCGTCGTCGCCGCCGCGCTCATGCTCACGGGCTGCCAGAGCTTCGGCCAGAATGGCGACATTACCGGCTCAATTCCGAGCAGCCAATCGAGCGTGGCGCATTCGCAGGAGGCGCTCTTTCGCTATACGCAGGCGCTTGGCCAACGCTATGAGTCCAACCCCAATGACAAGCGGGTTGCGTTGACTTATGCGCATGCGTTGCGGCAGCTGTCACGCTATGCCCAGGCCGTCGCTGTCCTGCAGCGGCTGGCGGCGACCCATCCGAAAGATATGGACGTGCTCGGCGAGTATGGAAAGGCGCTGGTCGATGCCGGGCGGCTGCAGGAGGCGGCCGATGTGCTGCCGCAGGCGCATACGCCGGAGAATCCCGATTGGACGATCCTGTCGGCGCAAGGCTCCGTCGCCGATCAACTCGGCGATCATGCCAAAGCGCAGGAATATTATGCCGCGGCGCTGAAAATCGTGCCGAACCAGCCCGATGTCTTGTCCAACCTCGGCCTTTCTTATGCTCTCTCCAAGCAATTGCCGATGGCCGAAAAAACGCTGCGGCTCGCGGTCGCGCAGCCCGGTGCTCGCGCCCGCGTCCGCCAAAATCTTGCGTTGGTGTTGGCGCTCGAAGGGAAGTTCGACGCAGCCCAAACTATCGAACAGCGCGACCTTCCACCTCTTCAAGCGGCAGAAAACGTCGCTGCCGTTCGGCAAATGATCGCGCAAGCCAATCCCTGGACCAAGATCCGTGCGCTCGATGGAGAAAAGACCGGACGAGTCGCTTCCAGAAAAGGCGTCCCCAGAAAGCTCGCGTTCGCGAAGCCGGCGGGCAAGCAGCAAACCGCGTTGAACGGCAAGGCGCCTTGGATGGATGCGGCCCGACCGGTGACCGCCTCCGCCGAGTAGACCATCGATCTTCACGGATGGCGGATCAGTGCCCGCTCAATGTGTGCGAGACCTGCACCGCAGCCGGCGTCACGATCACGGCGAAAAGCACCGGCAGAAAGAAGATGATCATTGGTACCGTCAGCTTGGGCGGCAGCGAAGCCGCTTTTTTTTCTGCGATGTTCATGCGCTGATCGCGACCCTCTTGCGCGACGACGCGCAAGGCTTTGCCGAGCGGTGTGCCATAGCGCTCCGCCTGGATGAGGACCGTAACGATCTGCTTCAGAGAATCGACGCCGGTTCGTTTAGACAGATTCTCATAAGCCACCCGGCGATCCGGCAGATAGGAGAGTTCCGCCGTCGTGAGAGCCAGTTCTTCGGCGAGCGGAATCGATTGGGCGCCGATCTCCTGCGATACTTTGCGGAATGCGAGTTCGATCGACATGCCCGACTCGACGCAGATGAGCATAAGATCCATCGCATCCGGTGCGGCGCGCGCCATCGACTTCTGGCGTTTTGCGATCAGATTTTGCAGATAAATCTCAGGCGCTTTGATGCCGATATAGGCGGCTCCGATCACCGCCCCGATTTTCAGCATCAGCGGCCAATCCTCGTTGCCGAATAGAAAAAGATAGATGATGGCAACGACAAAAAGTCCGATCGGCGTGACAAGGCGGAAAAACAAAAATCCGATATCCGCCTGGGGGCCACGAAACCCGGCCATGGTCATCTGCATCTTGGCTTCGTCCGTGCCCAGCCATTTTGACAGATTGAACCGCTCCACCACCTCTTTCATATAGGCCTTTGGCTGGTGACGCAGGCTGATCTTCTGGTTGCCTTCATAGAGCTTCTCGCGCTCGCGGCTGCGAATTCTTTCCCGCTCGCTTGCGGCCATCTTCATGCGGCGCGCAAGCTTGTCCGTCTGCAAGAGCGGCATCGCGAGCGTCAAGATGGTCGCCATCGTGGCGATCGCGACCAAGAGACCGAGCAGGAATTGTCGATCCAGCATTGCGGTGATGAGACTCGTCATGACGACACTTGCCCGTTCATTGTCTCGAGGCTTGTCCCGAAGTTGCAATCATATTCGGTTTCGCAATCTGCGCTTGCGCGCTGGCGACGAAGAACCGTTTCGGCTGCGTGGTGAAGAGGATGAATTTCTCCATCAAATGTCGAAATTTATCATCTTCTTCATCACATAGATGCCGAAGGCCATCCACACCGCGCAAACGGCCATCACCATTTGACCCGTCGGCGTAGTCCATAAGAGGCGCATATAGCCGGGGCTGGTCAAATAGACCAAGCCGCCGACGATGAAGGGTAGGGCGCCGATGATCGAAGCGGAGGCTTTGGCTTCCGACGAAAGCGCGGCGATCTTGCCTTTCATTTTCTTGCGATCACGCAACACTCCGGCGAGATTGCCGAGGGCTTCGGACAGATTGCCGCCAGCCTTCTGCTGAATATTGATCACGATGGAAAAGAAGCTCGTTTCCGAAATCGGCATGCGCAAGATGAGTCGATCGATGGCTTCACCGACGGAGAGTCCCATGGCCTGCGCTTCGATGATCATGCGGAATTCGGTGCGTATCGGCTCCTCGGCTTCGGACGCGATGACGCGCAGACAATCGGCGAGCGGCAGGCCGGCCTTTATGCCGCGGACGATAATGTCTATGGCGTCGGGAAAGCCTTCGATGAATTTCTTCAACCGCCGCTTCGCCGCGAATTGCAGAATCCAGCGCGGCACGCCGAAGCCGCCGGCGATGGCTGCACCGACCGCGAAAATGGGATTATGGCTGAGGAACAATATGGCCGTCCCGCAGGCGAACCCGATCAATAGCGAATAGATCACGAATTGGCGGCGGGACCAGTTCAAGCCCGCCTGCGTGATCCTGCCTTCGAGAGAAACTTTCTTGCGTTTGTTGCGGGCTTCGATTTCCTTCAGGCTGTCGGTGACCTGTTTACGCCGCGCGTTGGCATCGACCTGCTTTTCGAGGATCTTTCGGGTCTCACTCGGTGCCATGAAGACGGCTTTGCGCTTCTCGGCCTTGGCCTCGCCGCTGAGCAGAGGATAGATGAAGACGTAAAGCATCCCGGCCACCGAGACGGTGGTCAGGCCGACCAAGAGAAGGCTATCGACGCCGATCACGTTCATTCGACGGCTCTTGACCTAAGCAACGGCTTCATTGGGCTCTTTCACTTCCGCGGCATCCAAGGCACGTGCGAGCCGTTGGTCTTCGCCGAAATAACGGGCACGTTCCCAGAAGCGCGGGCGGCCGATGCCTGTCGAACGATGTCGACCTTTCAGGCGTCCGGCGGCATCCTCTCCGGTGATATCGTAGACCATCAGGTCCTGCATGATGATGACTTCGCCTTCCAAGCCCATTACTTCGGAAATATGGGTGATGCGGCGCGAGCCGTCGCGCAGGCGCGCGGTTTGAATGATGACGTCGATCGAGGATACGACCATCTCGCGAATCGTCCGCGCCGGCAGCGCGAAGCCGCCCATTGTGATCATCGATTCGAGACGGCTCAGAGCCTCGCGCGGCGAATTGGCGTGCAGCGTCCCCATCGAACCGTCATGGCCGGTATTCATTGCCTGCAAAAGATCGAAAGCCTCGGGTCCGCGCACCTCGCCGACGATGATTCGCTCGGGTCGCATACGCAAACAATTCCTGACGAGATCGCGCATCGTGACGGCGCCGGCGCCTTCAAGATTAGGTGGGCGCGTCTCCAGCCGCACGACATGGGGCTGCTGCAATTGGAGTTCGGCCGCATCTTCGCAGGTGATGACGCGTTCGTCGGTATCGATGAAATTGGTGATGCAATTGAGCAGTGTCGTCTTGCCGGAGCCGGTGCCTCCGGAAATCAGGACGTTGCAACGGACTCGCCCGATGATTTTTAAGATCTCGCCGCCCTCGGGCGATATGGCGCCCTGGCGCACGAGTTGATCGAGCATCAGCTTGTCTCTGCGAAATTTACGGATCGTCAGCACGGGACCGTCGATTGCGAGCGGCGGCGCTATGACGTTGACACGAGAGCCGTCGGCGAGACGGGCATCGCAGATCGGCGATGCGTCATCGACCCGGCGGCCGACTTGGCTGACGATGCGCTGGCAGATATTCATCAATTGCGAATTGTCGCGAAAGCGAATGTTGGTGAGCTGGATCTTGCCGCCGACTTCGATATAGGTCTGCGCCGCTCCATTGACCATGATGTCGGCGATGTCGTCACGCGCGAGCAAGGGCTCGAGCGGGCCATAGCCGAGCACATCATTGCAAATGTCTTCGAGCAGGCCCTCCTGCTCCGAGATGGACATCACGATATTCTTGATCGCGATGATCTCGTTGACGATGTCGCGGATCTCTTCGCGCGCGCTTTCGGCATCGAGCCGCGCCAATTGGGTGAGATCGATCGCTTCGATCAGAGCGCCAAAGACCATGCTCTTGGTGACGTAATAGTCATCCGTCCGCGGTGTCTCGGGCGTGGAATATGGCGATGGATCGGCGATCGAGGTCGTTGGCTTCTTGGGTTGAGGCGCGGCAACGTTCGGCGTCGAATTGACAAGCGGCACCAGCGCGAGGGAGGAGCGCTCGTCGATATGGGCCCGCTTACCGAACA
The window above is part of the Methylovirgula sp. HY1 genome. Proteins encoded here:
- a CDS encoding CpaF family protein, translating into MFGKRAHIDERSSLALVPLVNSTPNVAAPQPKKPTTSIADPSPYSTPETPRTDDYYVTKSMVFGALIEAIDLTQLARLDAESAREEIRDIVNEIIAIKNIVMSISEQEGLLEDICNDVLGYGPLEPLLARDDIADIMVNGAAQTYIEVGGKIQLTNIRFRDNSQLMNICQRIVSQVGRRVDDASPICDARLADGSRVNVIAPPLAIDGPVLTIRKFRRDKLMLDQLVRQGAISPEGGEILKIIGRVRCNVLISGGTGSGKTTLLNCITNFIDTDERVITCEDAAELQLQQPHVVRLETRPPNLEGAGAVTMRDLVRNCLRMRPERIIVGEVRGPEAFDLLQAMNTGHDGSMGTLHANSPREALSRLESMITMGGFALPARTIREMVVSSIDVIIQTARLRDGSRRITHISEVMGLEGEVIIMQDLMVYDITGEDAAGRLKGRHRSTGIGRPRFWERARYFGEDQRLARALDAAEVKEPNEAVA
- a CDS encoding type II secretion system F family protein is translated as MNVIGVDSLLLVGLTTVSVAGMLYVFIYPLLSGEAKAEKRKAVFMAPSETRKILEKQVDANARRKQVTDSLKEIEARNKRKKVSLEGRITQAGLNWSRRQFVIYSLLIGFACGTAILFLSHNPIFAVGAAIAGGFGVPRWILQFAAKRRLKKFIEGFPDAIDIIVRGIKAGLPLADCLRVIASEAEEPIRTEFRMIIEAQAMGLSVGEAIDRLILRMPISETSFFSIVINIQQKAGGNLSEALGNLAGVLRDRKKMKGKIAALSSEAKASASIIGALPFIVGGLVYLTSPGYMRLLWTTPTGQMVMAVCAVWMAFGIYVMKKMINFDI
- a CDS encoding type II secretion system F family protein; translated protein: MTSLITAMLDRQFLLGLLVAIATMATILTLAMPLLQTDKLARRMKMAASERERIRSREREKLYEGNQKISLRHQPKAYMKEVVERFNLSKWLGTDEAKMQMTMAGFRGPQADIGFLFFRLVTPIGLFVVAIIYLFLFGNEDWPLMLKIGAVIGAAYIGIKAPEIYLQNLIAKRQKSMARAAPDAMDLMLICVESGMSIELAFRKVSQEIGAQSIPLAEELALTTAELSYLPDRRVAYENLSKRTGVDSLKQIVTVLIQAERYGTPLGKALRVVAQEGRDQRMNIAEKKAASLPPKLTVPMIIFFLPVLFAVIVTPAAVQVSHTLSGH
- a CDS encoding tetratricopeptide repeat protein, with translation MACVVAAALMLTGCQSFGQNGDITGSIPSSQSSVAHSQEALFRYTQALGQRYESNPNDKRVALTYAHALRQLSRYAQAVAVLQRLAATHPKDMDVLGEYGKALVDAGRLQEAADVLPQAHTPENPDWTILSAQGSVADQLGDHAKAQEYYAAALKIVPNQPDVLSNLGLSYALSKQLPMAEKTLRLAVAQPGARARVRQNLALVLALEGKFDAAQTIEQRDLPPLQAAENVAAVRQMIAQANPWTKIRALDGEKTGRVASRKGVPRKLAFAKPAGKQQTALNGKAPWMDAARPVTASAE